AACCATTTCTCCTTCGCCAGAACCCTCGGGCTGTGAGGGTGGGGCCAAAGGGGTTCCTCTAGGTCGTAGCCAAATTTTCTTTTTCCAAAGGAGCGAACCCTCGTCTCCGTTTCGGCTCCGCAGCCGCTGCAGGTGTCGCGCTCCCTTTCCCAGGAAAGCAGGAGGCTCGCCGGCTGCCAGAAAAGGCCTCGGACGAGTCCGATCCGAGCGGCGCTCAGCCTCGTCCCGGCGGTTATTTTGTCGACCCAGTTGGGCGCGTCGCGCTTCTGGCCGTCGGGGGAGACAAGTTTTTTTTTGATAAAATCGCTGGGCAGAATGTTTTGCCAGATCATGCGGCGGAGATCGGCGTCGAAGACAAGCGTCGTGATGGGGTTGGCCTTTCTGAGAGGGTCCTTAAACCCTCCTCCGAAAGAGGGTGCTCCCGTTGCCTGGTTGAAAAGCGCGATGGCGGCACAGGAGGGGCAGAGGCACTGAATGTCATCTTTGCTGTTGAAGAGGCAGGCCGTTTCGTCCCCCTCGGGCAGGCCCGGAAGGAGTTTCTGGATGCCCGTGACGTTTTGGTCCTTCGCGCCACGGTCCTGCATGAAGGGCGTCGTTTCATGATCCAGGTCGAACCATGATTTCTTTGCCTCGGCGGCACGGCGGTAACGGTCCCGGTAGAGGGGGCGTTCCAAGTGCAGCAGGAGCTCCCTGTCGTCTTCCGGTGTGAGGATGGCCTGAACCAGGCACACGAGGAGCTGCAAGGCGGCCATCTCCATGTCGTCTCTTCTGTGGGAGAGGGCATGGGAGACGTCGCTGCACAGCAGGTCCTCGAGCGTGATCTGCCGTCGCTCATCTCCGGCGGTTACGGGAATCCAAGGGTCTTCGAGGAGGTTCATTCTTGGCGTCTCACCCTTTCCAGGCCCCTTTCGGGGGAATAGCGGAGGGCTAAGGGAACTGAGGCGGACCACCCCTCGCCTTCTGTGGTGACGGGAAGAAGATGGAATCCGTCGATGTTTTCCAGTTTCGCCAGATACTTCTTCCAACTTGCGGGGACCGCGATGGACTGGAGATGGACCACCTCGTGGGAGGAAGGATCGTGGCGGATCGCGTCGAGGGCCGTCCCCGCGTCATCGAGGAGGTCTTGGGACCGGCCGTCGTAGGGGAGAAGGGTCAGGCTCGTCTCTCCGTCGCGGGTAAGGCCTGCGGCGTTTTCGTCCGTATCGGAGAGATCGAGGGCAGAGCCGGACAGGATGTGGGCGGCGAAATTCCTGCCCTGCTGTCTGTTCTGCCAGTCCTCGTGGGTCGCCGAGACGCTTGGCGGCTCTCCGTCGCAGGGGGACTCGCCGTAGACGATCTCGATCCATTCCCGGTAGGCTCGGGGAAAGAGGATCGACGCAGTCCCTTCCAGGAGGCGGCGGGTGCGCCAGAGCAGGGCCGCATTGTCGTAGATGAGACAATGAAGGCCGAAGTCGTCTTCCGGAGAGGCCAGGACGAGAGCCCTCGGAAGGCCGTCCACGTGGAGGGCGCTGTGGCGATGGAGACGACCCAGCCGCTGAAAGAGGATGTCGACGGGGCAGAGCTGGGAGACCATGAAGTCGAAATCCAGATCGAGGCTCTGTTCCGCGACCTGGGTGGCGACCAGGATGCGCCCCTGTCCCGCCGTCCGGTCGGGGCCGTAGTTTTTCACGACCGCTTCCTCGATGCGGGAGCGGTCTTCGAAGGTGTACCGGGCGTGGAAGAGGTCGACGGGAAGGTCGGTTTTTTTCCGCAGTTTTTCCGCAACCGCCTGGGCGTGATCCACGAGGTTGCAGATGACGGCCACGGCCTGTCCTTGGGCGGCCTCGGCTATGATGCCGTCGTAGACGCTTTCGTCGGGGAGGGCTTCCGGGCTTCGGAGAATAGAGATGTGGACGGTTCGTTCCGGCGTCGGATCGTCGGGGACGAGGAAACGGCTTTCTTCGGCCGTGGCGAGAGAGAGGAGAGGGTAGGGAGCGGGATCGCCGGGAGAGACCTCTTTCCCGTTCCAGTTCCGCAGCAGTTCCTGCAATCTCCGGGCCTGGAGCGTGGCCGAGAGGAGAATGGCGCAGCCTCCGGCCTTGCGGTGTTGCTCAAGGACATCGTCCATGAGGCCGTTCATGTAGCTGTCGTAGGCGTGGACTTCATCGACGATAAGGACGCTGCGGGAGATGGCGAAGGACCGGACGAAACCGTGCCGGACGGGCAGGGCGCTCAGGAGGATCTGATCCAAGGTGCAGACGCCGATCTGGCCCAGGAGGGCTCGCTTCTTGCCGGCCGTCAGCCACTTGGAACACTGGGCCGCGCCGTCCTCGGCCGGGGCTGAAGACCCCCCCTCGACGAGGGATTGAAACCCCCTGTTGAATCGTGATTTCCCGTGAGCCAGGACGACGTTGGCCGATTCCGGGAAGAGAAGAGGGGCGACCTTCTGCAGGCGATCGAACATGGCGTTGGCCGTGGCCTGAGTGGGGAGAGCGAAAAGGACCGAGTCGGCCCGGTCTTCGGCCAGCCACTGCGAGGCGAGGGAGAGGGCCGCTTCCGTTTTTCCCGACCCTGTCGGGGCTTCCATGACGGCCAGAAGAGAAGCGGCGATGCCGGGGTCAGAAGAGGCGATTCTCTGGATTCCCCGGGGCGATCGGGAAGGGAAAAGGCCGCTCATTCCGTGAAGGCCCGATCGGCTGCGGACGAGTCCGCATTCGGTCAGGGCCCGGTCGGCGGCTTCAAGGCG
The DNA window shown above is from Aminithiophilus ramosus and carries:
- the cas3 gene encoding CRISPR-associated helicase/endonuclease Cas3, with the translated sequence MDLTEEMALLYWGKTGEGSWHPLIYHSLDTVAVGQRWLGKSSSLRRALGADRLVSWALFFLFLHDLGKADVRFQAKAPDLLRKIYPTEELSNLKKIQSRDYRHGPAGLQWFDRDRGMIYSDIPHLWMRAVAAHHGSLQIGSHRNLSRPYAPLLWQERDRKTRQALITLARGLFLPDTGEDWPDEEPPDGLYGLCSVCDWIASNETWFPHCPATLSPRDYLPSRLEAADRALTECGLVRSRSGLHGMSGLFPSRSPRGIQRIASSDPGIAASLLAVMEAPTGSGKTEAALSLASQWLAEDRADSVLFALPTQATANAMFDRLQKVAPLLFPESANVVLAHGKSRFNRGFQSLVEGGSSAPAEDGAAQCSKWLTAGKKRALLGQIGVCTLDQILLSALPVRHGFVRSFAISRSVLIVDEVHAYDSYMNGLMDDVLEQHRKAGGCAILLSATLQARRLQELLRNWNGKEVSPGDPAPYPLLSLATAEESRFLVPDDPTPERTVHISILRSPEALPDESVYDGIIAEAAQGQAVAVICNLVDHAQAVAEKLRKKTDLPVDLFHARYTFEDRSRIEEAVVKNYGPDRTAGQGRILVATQVAEQSLDLDFDFMVSQLCPVDILFQRLGRLHRHSALHVDGLPRALVLASPEDDFGLHCLIYDNAALLWRTRRLLEGTASILFPRAYREWIEIVYGESPCDGEPPSVSATHEDWQNRQQGRNFAAHILSGSALDLSDTDENAAGLTRDGETSLTLLPYDGRSQDLLDDAGTALDAIRHDPSSHEVVHLQSIAVPASWKKYLAKLENIDGFHLLPVTTEGEGWSASVPLALRYSPERGLERVRRQE
- the casA gene encoding type I-E CRISPR-associated protein Cse1/CasA; this translates as MNLLEDPWIPVTAGDERRQITLEDLLCSDVSHALSHRRDDMEMAALQLLVCLVQAILTPEDDRELLLHLERPLYRDRYRRAAEAKKSWFDLDHETTPFMQDRGAKDQNVTGIQKLLPGLPEGDETACLFNSKDDIQCLCPSCAAIALFNQATGAPSFGGGFKDPLRKANPITTLVFDADLRRMIWQNILPSDFIKKKLVSPDGQKRDAPNWVDKITAGTRLSAARIGLVRGLFWQPASLLLSWERERDTCSGCGAETETRVRSFGKRKFGYDLEEPLWPHPHSPRVLAKEKWFPVTYSDDIPPWARFSDIMIDSGEKEPALALQHYRAIAPHSPLALSVGGYSNKQALITRRHHDMITVGAGWPEHIDDIHGRVRLALAYGEALEKKLYGFGENCSKNGKSFKAKARDLFFQGTEALMHRSLQQTEWDEEKAFRLALAKKLERICRDLFEEMAAPYLDQPKGISAYAITQKTLGKALNDLRKPLEEEE